AATCAGTTGCCAGAGGAAGCatttgagacaggtacaataacaacttttaaaacacAGATGGACAAGTATGTGGATCTAAAAGGCTTAAAAGATTATGTGACAAATGTTGGATGGGGCATCTTGATCAGCAcaaacaagttgggctgaagggtctgtttctgcgctgtatacAACTCTACAACTCTCTGATTCTGTCTAGGGTGGCATGGATGTGAATCATGCTTAGAGTCAGGGagacatagaacagtaaagcacagaaaCGAGCCCTTCAGCCAGtcgagtctgtgctgaaccattaatctgcctatcCCATTGACTGCacatggaccacagccctccgtacccctcccatccatgttcctatccaaacttcccttaaatcttcaaatcaaccctgcatccaccactggaAATTGTTCACGTTTCAGTCTATTTTATTTATCACTGAACTGAGGCCTAACGTTCTCCTCTGACAAAACAATTTCTGTGGTAGGTCACCTACAATCACTTGCGTCCTCCTCACAActtctctgaaagtaacttgaaaAGATCTGCCATTTTCATATTGTGAATCCTAGCATTTCTGACTTTTGGAGGTCCTGCACTTGACTTCACAAATgcagtcatagaacatagaaacagcaGGCACCCACTTGCACTAAGCCTGTTATTCTTCACACACATCCTTTATCTCCACTCAGGTTCTATCACTCGTCTACATCCTAACCACAACATCCAATATCCAGCTACCCTGCCAAACCAGGATGCAGAGGAATTTAACCCCTGAACTAAATGCACACGGCCATGGGGACAAAGTGCAAGCTGTGTAcacacagcaccagaggtcagaattaaacccagatcactggagctGGGAGGCTGTATTCTTTCACATTCACCTGTGCTGTCCCAGACCTTTCAACATGTTTATGGATGAACTGTGACAAGTCTCACATCAGTTCAGCTTGTTGTGAGTATTAGTCATCACAGAATTCCACATGTTCTCTGGTATTGAGGTACTTCCTCATATGATGAAACAAACTGATGACTCAGAAGGTAAAAATATTTTCTGTGAGACTGAATAACTGATGACAAAGTATCTGTCTGAAATTTAATTTATCTTCAAGAGTGTCAGTCAAAGTAACACAAGAATTACCTGAAAATGTTTTGCACTTACCTGAGAAAAAGAATGAGTAGGCATTCTCTGCAATTCAACACTTTAATATGAAAGGCTCAGAAGTTGGTCAAACAGATTAAAACCAATCTCAAGTTCAATACTTAATGTTTGAATCATTGTAAAACGTGCATGTTCTGCGCAGCTTTGGTCTCTTTATCCGAGAAAGGATAAATTGGGCATGGATGAGTGAtcctgattcctgggatggtgaaATTTTGCTAAATAAAATACATCGAGGTTTACATCAAATTGAAAAACTTTGTGGTAGTGGAGAATTGACAATAGGGGCATGGTTGGGATACACAAAGTCCCCCCAGTCAAACTCTGCCTACTGGCAGCAGTGGTGTGACAGGGGCCAGGCACCCATCTCAGGACAGGATCAATGGCAGATCAGCCCCCTGCAAGGTAAACACATTGCTCATCCTCAATGGGAAATATAGGCTCTACCATCTCTACTGAATGGGAAGTTGAGCTCAATGGAAACACTGTTACTGGGGCCAAGGCATGGAAAAGATAAACTTGGGAATCTGGAACATGGGAACACTCATGGAGAGTGACCACCCAGAATGATGAGTAGCCGTTGTTGTCTGGGATCTCATAAGGAACAAGCTTAATGTAATCACATCTcgaatgacctgggttcaatcttgACCTTTGGTGTTGCAtgtgtggagttttcacattGTGTCTCTGACCATGTTggcttcctctggctgctcagaATTACCTGCGTTccaggagtgtgtgggtggggaagTAAATCAATATTTGATATTATTGCTAGTACATAGATGAATGATAAAAGTCGCAGGGTGAAGTATTTAAACATGTTCGGAGCTCAAGAGACACCACCCCAATAGTGTAGCTCTCAGCTTGCTGAGGGAGCAGCGGTGGAAGATTTACCCCCTTGTAGAAAGGAAATTGTGGCATAGCATGCTGCCATGAACATTACTGGAAGGCTACTGACCCTCTACCAGATCAGCATGCCATTATCACCAGGGCATTCCATGCCAGCGACATCGAAAGGTAATGATTTTGATAATGCCCCCATCCCAGGCATGATGAAGTAATTCTCAAGAACAACTTCAATGTGGGTGTTGGATATGATGGCAAAACGTGGAATGGAACCATCAAGTGGAACGGTATGAGAATAAACGGCACTAAGATTGGAGACATCTGGGGTGGAGCATGGACACGTCCCGGATTACTTCATTGCTCTGTTCTCTGACACacactgttaagcacaggggccATGAGGGGACCTGAAGTCCGCAAGATGGATCACCAAATCAGTGATGTACTGAAGACTCAGGTAGTTGCCTTACATCACAGCTTGAATATATCTAGGGCAACATCAGGTAATGGAACATCCGGACCATCAAGGCCAATACCATTTTGAGGACCAATAATTTGAAGGTGACAAGTCTGTTGAATTTAAAATACCTTAAGTTCAGCTATATGTAATGACAATGATCATTCATCAAAAGACAAAAATTGTCCCAAGAAATGGAGGATTTTGTTTCCACATAGAAAAGTTACTTTATAAAAAGATGAGGTTTTCAATGCCATTATTATAAGAAATTGACAGCTGTTTTAGATTTAAATTCATCTTTATGATCCAGACTATTCCTGGCCTTCTGTACTTAAAGAATACTGATGTATTTAAAGCAGTATTTAAAGAGCTGTAGGAAACTGTATTTGTTATCAAGCCCTCGAGTGAATGAGCTGcccttaaataaaaataaaaactttaACATGCATTTCACTGCTGAATATTAGCAGCTTTTATTCACCATGGAAAGGCATAGTCATTATATTTAGTGAAAAGAAAAAGCTAAAACTAAATAGTTTGCCTTCAGGAGTGTTACTTGTCTCCCATTAGATTTTACGATTTTAGACAAACTCGGACACCGAACACAGGAAAAGCTTATCAGCAAGAGGTGCAAAGTGTGTTATATACTGTCCATGGattattgaaaatcaaaaacACTGAATATGATGAAGATCTAAAATAATGAAGGAAAAAATACTGGAAGTACTCAACAGATCAAATGGAAATTGTGGAAAGAGAAGTGATCAATATTCGGAAGAAAATTATTCAACCAGAAACTTTAGCTGTTTCTCCTCCCACAAATATGGCCTGTGCACCTGAACAtttagcattttcttttttttaatttaaagacTTGAATTAGATGAGGAAGACAACGACCTGGAAGAGTATAAACTAAGTATAtatactcattggccactttattagctacgcCTATAAATGTGTTCAttaatccaaatatctaatcagctaatcatgtggcagcaactctttGCTTAAAATCATGCAgccatagtcaagaggttcagttgttgctcagaccagacatcagaaagggtaagaattattctttctttttgtatcggCACAGTTCACTGTCTTCTGCGTtctggctgaatgcccaagttgggagGTCTCTCATTGATgcttttatgattattattctatagatttattgagtatggccacaagaaaataaacttcagggttgtatatggtgacttatatgtatgttgataataaatttactttgaacttcgaaatgtgatctaagtgactttgaccatggaatgatcgttggtgccagacagagtggtttgagtatctcagaagctgctgatctcctgggattttcacacaaaacagtctctagagcttacagagaatggtgcaaaaacaaagaaaGCAGCCAGCAAGAGGCAGTTCCATACTGAAAACAcgttgttaatgagggaggtctgAGGAGAAGGGCCAGACTTGAAGGTATCAGTAACTCAAGAAagtaacagtgatgtgcagaggaaCATTGCTGAGtgcacaacatatcaaaccttgaatTGCACAAACTATATCAGCAGAAGATCTTGTACCTTTTAATGTGGCCACTAAATGTACAGTATTATCTGTTCACATTAAATCAGAATTTGAATTAACTTTTTGCACTTCAGTTGAGATCTAAAGAAAAAAGGGAGTATCATTAGAAAGTTATAATGATGTTCCAGTATCAGAAAGCCTGAATTTAATTACCAATGGCCAGGAGGTGTAGTGTAGTGCAAGGAGCACAGTACCTCGCATCACAATGGAGAAAGGAACGTGGTGATTAGGATACCTGAATCTagaaaaaaaatagtgaaaatgaaacaaaatttcCTCATCTGATTGTTGTTTCTGGACAAATATCTAATTTGCTAGGTGGAAAATCTGGAAAAGGCAATGAAAGATAAAGCTAGATTGAGTAGCATGAAGAAACAGTATCAGTCATGCTTAAGTAGTCCTTGAGCTACCTACTGATGAATGACGGTACTCAGGGTATGAAAGACAAGTTTCACTGGTTGGGGAAACCTAGAGCTTTGTTTTTCAAAGGATGCACTGAACTTTATTGTATAGAGGAATGGATTGTTCAAAAGCTAAAAATTGTGCTGCAAATTTCAGTTTCCTGACTGAGCTGCTCTACTCATACTCTTAGTGGAGACTGGGATCTGTGGAGAGGATAAAGTAAAATCAGCAGAAAGGCAAAGATACACAGGTACCCCTTAACTCTGACTGATTACTTGTCAGCTGGGATGCGTACAGATCGTCACAACTAGTAACCTATTTAGCGATTGCCAGCAAATGTTTAAAAGAGTATTTAGTTTGAACTGTTCCAAAAACAACGGACTTCCATCAGGTGTAGGATCATCTCTGAGCATTTTCCTGGAGGACAATGACCAGTTAAATCCAGGACCTAGCATATGCCATAAAACACATTTCTGACACATGCCATGTGTTGGACTTGACTAACCATTCTCGTTGTGCtcctcaaacatgagaaaatctgcagatgctggaaagccaagcaACCAAacccaagtcctgatgaaggaactcggcccaaaacgttgactttttactcttttccatagctgctgactggttggctgagttcctccagcattttgtgtgtgcccctGCTCTTTCCAGTCACCCTGACAGAGCTGAAGACATGCTTTTGAATGCTGAATTACTGTGGTGTTTACTGCCATCTGTAGGACGTCTGAATAAGTTGTTGATCACAAGGTAACAAACACATTGCTGCAGTCCTGTGATGTAAAACCTTATGGCAGTATGTGCAATTTATAGGAAAGTGAGCTTGATGCCTAATCTAAGCAATGTGACTGAGAAGTAgatatggtggggtgggggttcaGTCAGTGAACACCTCAGTTTGACAAAGTTTCACAAGCATTTGCATGGCCAGAATCTTTTAGTTTTTATTGAGCACAAGTCTTTGCATAATATTTTCAACGAAGCCAATGCAAACCttagatagcctcagtgttagTCCAAAGATTATTTTTCTGATCTGATTCctatttagattcagatttatttatctcatgtacatataaacatacagtgaaacatgtcATTTTTTGTCTGCAAACAATATGCCCAAGGATGTGATGTGGGATTAGCATAGGTATTCTTTGTTCTTATGCAGTTGTTCTGGAGTATATAAtaagtgtgtgtggggtggggtggggtgggggagggggtatttGTGAGTATTAATGTCTCTGTGAACGAGACCAGGTTAGAGGGAAGTAAGTGGGAAGATGAAATTGAGATGGGTTTGGTCTGAGGGCCAACAAAGACCTAATGGGCCCAAtggttttttttattaagtgaaatcgtgaacaatagccagatcagaaatgttgATCAAGTcagctagttcccaaagagaactctgataggccaatgcgatggttcactgctgctcagagataggaacacaaaaaaaatcatatgtacaattaagaaacattaaaaaaagtaGAAGTACTGGAGTCATGAtaaagtctgctggagagagacatttatacacatgttgtccataattcaaagagattgaaggataaggttacagggtgacaaaacgtgccaggagcacttggaactaaaaactaatccctaccgggagaaaacagcacctgttctttccgcactgttctccagcagcttAAGGACTgagtccagccggaacataactcacaagtgctcttgaaagtccggtattaaccctacctaccaacagccaagcattgccatcctggtccccttcatgatagcttatgaagaagtgtgtgacttccctcccagagatgataggtgtttgtgcactcgactcttgaaggcttggacccccatcgtcgcagatgtttccaaccacagcatctggaaggctggtccaaattctgatagcacagtgaaggaagcttctatccagtgtgtaggttctcgcatcaggcatagaaacagcatgagcatgcatagataaacttgatcgtgtggtgcaccgtctctcataagatgaaggcaacatggcgcgaaggtctgcagggatgtagctggtgtgcattttgtatagGACAGTggctgcagcaacctgtcgtctgtggtgtaagctactgatggctagcttctcacgaAACTTTCCTTCTaccttgtaaaataaaaatataagagGTGTAATAATCTTTCGGTCCCATGTACGAATCTGTTGTTCCAATACAATTATTGGTCGTCTTTTACAGAGGCTGCACATGCTTGAATGGTGAATCTTTTTATGCAATTTTTGATTTCTTTATTGAAAATCATGTAAAACCCTGCGCTTTGTAACTTAGAAATCACGTTATTTGGAACTGCCGCACACAAGAGTATATTACATTAATGCTAAGCAGTCGTTCTAGTCGCTTAACGTAATATTCTTGACGAGCGTTTGTTTTAGACCCAGACCAGTCATGTTCCAGGAATTATAATTGTGCGGTCACTCTTGTAATCGTTTGATACTGGTTCCCAGAAAGTGATGTTTTTTTAAGGAAACTATAGGAATATTGGATATCCCACCAATCATTTCCTTCCTTTCAATCTATGAAATGTCATGATTTCGCAATGAATGATTCCTTACGTAATCGCAGCACTATAAATGACGCGAATATCAGAGTCTTCAATAGTTGAACTAATCCCAAGCAAACAAACATGTTCTTCAAGGTAAGCGATGAAAGGTTGTGAAAGGTTTCGCTGCTGTTGACTCTGCATTCACAAATGTTTAAACCGTAGTTCGGAAACGTTTAAAGTGTCATGCTGttcctattttttttttagcaactTTACCTACATTTAATAATTGAAAGTCTTTTATATATAAACATTTTTCTTTCTGATATTGTCTTCAATATAATCAATTATGTGCTGAACTATAAAATATTACGTGGCAGCGCTACTGACTAAGCATTTTGCTGGTAGGAGAATCTGTGCCTTAGATTACTTAAATTGCGCTTCAAAGATTTTGGTGGTTATCTGTGTAATTCCGCTCGTGAAACAGATTAAGTTTACAGCTCGATCAAagtctgcagtacctcttgtttGGAGAGTTTGCAGTGTGTCAGAGGTGTCATCCCTAGTTTAGAGCCCCAGCTAGTCAAATTCTTTTGGACTTAAGGTGCAGGTTTTGAGCTTATGGTGTGGAAATGTTTGGAGTCAACTAATTTTCAGTATCTTAAGTCGAAAACCCTAATGCTGAAGTATTAATAACTTTAATAACTTACATATCTGAGTTGTACTTCATTGAACCAGGCTGCCATTCGGCTTATCGTGCCTGTGTGTCTATTGGAGAATGAAACGGCTGATTGCTTTTGGTACATTTTGAAGTGTTATAATTTCTAAAAACAGGCAAACAAAAGGGGTATTTTGTCTAAAATTATTTCAGATGTAATGGCAATGAATGATAGATTGAATAATTTCTTGATTATAATTTCCTCTACAGTACTTCATCTGTATTGCACTCGGAGGAATTCTGTCAAGTTCAGCTGTTCTGTTAGAAGCCAAACCTACTTACCAAAGAACAGATGAAATAACTGGTCAGCTGGTGATATGTGAGAAGTGCCCACCGGGGACGTTTGTAGAAAAGCACTGTACCAGTTCACATCCAACAATATGTGGGTCCTGCCCAGACTTGCATTATACTCAGTACTGGAATTATCTTCGGAAATGTCGTTACTGTAACGTTTTCTGTGTGGAGCATCAGTACGAAAGGCAACAATGTAACTCCACACATAACAGAGTTTGCGAATGCAAACCTGGTTATTACTTAGAGTTTGAATTCTGCCTGAAACACAAAGTGTGCCCCGCTGGTTCTGGCGTGACTAAAGCAGGTAAATTGAATATCTCCATTAATGGATCCTTATCTAACACCTGTTGTATTGATACCTGTGGATTCTTTTCAGGAAATATAATACATTTTTTTTCTGGAAATCATGATGTGCATAACTTGCTATATAAGGATGTGTAGGAAACTGTAAAGGTATGTACAGATAGTGGTCTTATCCTGGAAGACAGAATACCACTGCTAAATCAGTACGTGTTAATGTACTCTCAGAATTAAAGCTGAATTTGGCTGTCATTTTAACCTATAGAATGTATATGTTTTTTGTAAACGTGAAATGTAATGGGTTGGTATATAAGAGATTATATTCAAACAGAAAaatagttttcttttttttttattctacTTATTGTGTCAAATAATGGGGTTCCTAAATTCATTATAGGCCACAAATGTGTTAGACTGAGACTGG
The sequence above is drawn from the Mobula hypostoma chromosome 2, sMobHyp1.1, whole genome shotgun sequence genome and encodes:
- the LOC134357843 gene encoding tumor necrosis factor receptor superfamily member 6B-like, coding for MFFKYFICIALGGILSSSAVLLEAKPTYQRTDEITGQLVICEKCPPGTFVEKHCTSSHPTICGSCPDLHYTQYWNYLRKCRYCNVFCVEHQYERQQCNSTHNRVCECKPGYYLEFEFCLKHKVCPAGSGVTKAGTAFEDTICEQCSDDFFSSTWSSSEPCKAHTKCDEGLVVNVPGTRYHNTLCTPCKKYIGCSINKTDM